In Roseomonas fluvialis, one genomic interval encodes:
- a CDS encoding transglycosylase domain-containing protein, whose protein sequence is MPRLLRWSVVLAVWGLVAGFVALVFFAWDLPRPEDALSATRRPSVTLVAADGALLATSGDLYGETVRLRDLPAHVPAAFVAIEDRRFREHMGLDLVGVARALVVNLTAGRVVQGGSTLTQQLAKNLFLTPERSIRRKVQEALLALWLEWRFSKDELLTIYLNRVYLGAGTFGVDAAARQFFGVPARRLTPGQAAVLAGLPKAPSRFNPRVNPSAAIGRATEVLDAMVETGALTAAQAMVEAERLHFPPSPSRDAGWFADWVREGLGDRAPPTADLLLRTTLDTRLQAAAEARIDALLAGPGRAAGVSQGAVLAIDAATGAVRAMAGGRDYRTSPFNRATQARRQPGSAFKPFVYLAALEAGVRPEDMVADGPLTLGGWSPGNGNWRMRGEISVEDALAFSVNTAAVRVMQRAGGPRAVTAAAQRVGLPGPLPRDASIALGTAEVTLIDLVVAYAPFANGGHRVAAHGVMEARAEGRPIAWLPPARSPVIAPETAEAMRRMMAATVARGTGRAAAVPGLAVAGKTGTTQDNRDAWFIGIAGGMVMGVWLGNDDASPMDGVAGGGLPARLFRDILEAARRPG, encoded by the coding sequence GTGCCGCGCCTGTTGCGTTGGTCGGTGGTGCTGGCCGTCTGGGGCCTGGTGGCGGGTTTCGTCGCGCTGGTCTTCTTTGCCTGGGACTTGCCGCGTCCGGAGGATGCGCTGTCTGCCACGCGCCGCCCTTCGGTCACGCTGGTGGCCGCCGACGGTGCGCTGCTCGCCACCAGTGGCGACCTGTATGGGGAGACGGTACGCCTGCGCGACCTGCCGGCGCATGTTCCGGCCGCCTTCGTCGCCATCGAGGACCGGCGCTTTCGCGAGCACATGGGGCTCGACCTCGTCGGCGTGGCGCGCGCGCTGGTCGTGAACCTCACCGCCGGACGCGTGGTCCAGGGTGGGTCGACGCTCACGCAGCAACTCGCAAAAAACCTGTTCCTGACGCCCGAGCGCAGCATCCGCCGCAAGGTGCAGGAGGCGCTGCTGGCGCTGTGGCTGGAATGGCGCTTCAGCAAGGATGAATTGCTGACCATCTACCTCAATCGCGTCTACCTGGGTGCGGGCACCTTCGGCGTGGATGCGGCGGCGCGGCAGTTCTTCGGCGTGCCGGCGCGGCGCCTCACGCCCGGCCAGGCGGCGGTTCTGGCGGGGCTGCCCAAGGCGCCGTCCCGGTTCAATCCGCGCGTGAACCCCTCGGCGGCAATCGGGCGCGCGACGGAGGTGCTGGATGCCATGGTGGAGACCGGCGCGCTGACCGCGGCCCAGGCGATGGTCGAGGCTGAGCGCCTGCACTTTCCGCCCAGCCCGTCGCGCGATGCCGGCTGGTTCGCCGACTGGGTGCGCGAGGGCCTGGGCGACCGCGCCCCGCCCACCGCGGACCTGCTGCTGCGCACCACGCTCGATACGCGCCTGCAGGCAGCGGCGGAGGCGCGGATCGATGCGCTGCTGGCCGGCCCCGGGCGCGCAGCGGGGGTCAGCCAGGGCGCGGTCTTGGCGATCGACGCCGCGACCGGGGCGGTGCGCGCCATGGCCGGCGGGCGGGACTACCGCACCAGCCCCTTCAACCGCGCCACGCAGGCGCGCAGGCAGCCCGGTTCCGCCTTCAAGCCCTTCGTGTACCTGGCTGCGCTGGAGGCCGGGGTACGGCCAGAGGACATGGTCGCGGACGGGCCGCTCACGCTGGGCGGCTGGTCGCCGGGCAACGGCAATTGGCGGATGCGCGGGGAGATCTCGGTCGAGGACGCGCTCGCCTTCTCGGTGAATACCGCGGCGGTGCGCGTGATGCAGCGCGCCGGCGGGCCGCGCGCCGTGACGGCCGCGGCGCAGCGGGTCGGCCTGCCCGGGCCGCTGCCGCGCGATGCCTCGATCGCGCTGGGCACGGCCGAGGTTACGTTGATCGACCTGGTTGTGGCCTATGCGCCCTTCGCCAATGGCGGGCATCGCGTGGCGGCGCATGGCGTGATGGAAGCGCGCGCCGAAGGCCGCCCGATCGCCTGGCTGCCGCCCGCGCGCAGCCCGGTGATCGCCCCCGAGACGGCGGAGGCAATGCGGCGCATGATGGCCGCCACGGTCGCCCGCGGGACGGGGCGCGCGGCCGCGGTGCCGGGGCTTGCCGTAGCGGGCAAGACTGGCACGACGCAGGATAATCGCGATGCCTGGTTCATCGGCATCGCGGGGGGGATGGTGATGGGCGTTTGGCTCGGCAATGACGATGCGTCGCCGATGGACGGCGTGGCCGGGGGCGGGCTTCCGGCGAGGCTGTTCCGCGACATCCTGGAAGCCGCCCGGAGGCCGGGGTGA